GTAACATGACGTGGTATAGAGGGAGCGACAGAGTCCACATAAGGAGGCAGGTAGGCGGGTGGATTGGTCAGacacttttgacttttttggccagtttgactgactgaccagGCTGCCATTTTTTACAGGAAAGGTCAACCCTCACTAGGACTCTATCCCTTAACCCAACcttttttctaaccttaacccttacccAGTCTTAATCCTCACCTTAACTTTTACATGTAAACCTAACCCCTACCTAACCCTGACCTAACTCCACCCCAGCATCCCTTATGGTGTTGGTAATTTCTCATAGCAGGCCCCTCTTTCTCGGCCTGGATGCTCTGCCTGGGGACCAAACCCTGGTCCCGTTTGGGAGGGGCAACAACCTTCTTCACATCCCCACCCTACCAGATCAGTAGGCCTGTGCAACTAATTtataatcctaaccctaaccccaaccctaacccaaccgtAAACCTAACTCTCACCTTCAGCCTAAACCTAACCCAAatctaatcctaaccttaactctAGCCTTAAGCCTAAAACTAACCCTCacccaaccctaaccttaacctgaaccttaaacctaaacctaaccataaccctaaacctaaccttaaaaCCTAGCCTACCCATAAACCTTGCCTAATCCTAAAAAAATCCCACCTGGCAGCCAAATTTGAGGTATGGACAAAGAAACTACTGACACCCAGTGGTGTAGTCTGCGTGATAGGCAGGTATACGcagtatacccactagaaaaggtcccgaatttctgtataaccacttaaaaatgcgcaaagatacgtatcagtatgttttttttgacataacgtttaCTTTCCTGTTCAtgaagtcgccttctctgtgttacgaagcggctctttttgaccataggggcTTCCGACAGGTGTGACGTTTCGGGGGAcgctacagctggagctaatgttaacgtttcagaaagggagcctgtgtgtgtgtgtgtgtgtgtgtgtgtgtgtgtgtgtaggtgtactGTGACATGACTTCAGATGGAGGCCATTGGACGGTAAGCATCACTCCCCATAAATGCTCAAGAGCATTAACCAACTACCTGTTAATTACGAACTAAATATCAGTAATAAATAATCACATCATAAATAACTGTAAATGAGTACCTAATTTAAAACTTTATATCCGAGGTATCTTTCCACAAAACTGTTGCAAGTACAAACACCAttcgtatacccactagaataaactagactacaccactgctgaCACCCATACACCCTCCTCCTTGGAGATGTAGTGTGCGTGAGATATCGAGTGTATtgtttcctaaccctaaccttaacacaCCTTAAGCAAGTCTCAGCCAATGTTACCTAACGAGCAGAGAAGCTAGAATGTGTGATGCCTCGTCGACTcaaaacgtgacactgacacgctttcctctggtggagcaGCCAGTCTATTAAACATTTTGGCACAATATTGGGTCCCATTTGGACTTTTAACTCCTGCAGTTACAACTGcatggatgtttgtgtgtgtttgtgtgtgtatctgtgtgtatatctgtgtttctgtgtgtgtttgcgtgttcAGGTCTTGAGAACATCTTCCACCTGACACTGAGGCGAAGCTACGAGCTGCTGGTCGACATGGAGGACTTCGATGGAAAGAAAGTGTCTGCCCGCTACTCCTCGTTCTCCATTGCTCCAGAGAGCTACGGATACAAACTGCAAGTGTCTGGTTTCACTGATGGAGGAGCAGGTGAGCTAGCAGTGGCAGTATAAATAATATTAGTAATAGGAGCAGTAGTAATATTGTAATTGTATGAACTGTTTCTGATTGTGTTTCTACAGGAGACTCTCTGGCTTATCACAATGGACAGAAGTTCTCCACTATGGACAAAGACCAGGATGCCTCAAGTGTCCACTGTGCTAGACGTTACCTGGGGGCTTTCTGGTACAACAATTGTCACCATGCAAACCCCAACGGGATTTATCGACGGGGGGCTGACAGCACCATCTTCGCTGTTGGAGTTGATTGGTACCGTTGGAGGGGCCATGACTACTCCCTGAAGTCCTTCAGCATGAAGATCTGTCCGGTGAAGTAGTTTTTCCAGGACGTCGACACGCAGCAGAATACTGATCAGAATGAATTAGACCTCAGATAAGTCACTCAAACAgctttctctgctttctctaCTTCAGCTTTCTCTGAATGAGTCCTGACAGCTACAGTAGTGAGCATTACTCTGAATGTGATGATCTGCTGTGTGGTGACAATAAAGGACAAGCTGAGCAGAAAGCTGGTCTGgtctcatgtgtttttttgtctcctgtGTATTTCTGCCTCCCTCATGGATTCTTATGTTACTgatatatattatatacaatgcattcagaaagtattcagacccccttcagttttatcacttttgttatgttgcagcctgatcaTACAATCacttaaattcatttttcctctcattaatctacattCAGTACCCtgcaggcccggactgtacatcaggagaaccgggagaattcccgaagcgtccgcctgtcactggcctggtggcctgcctgtcttttttttttttttttcagctgtcggtccggtctGGCTGGCC
This genomic interval from Myripristis murdjan chromosome 19, fMyrMur1.1, whole genome shotgun sequence contains the following:
- the LOC115377627 gene encoding microfibril-associated glycoprotein 4-like yields the protein MKLESLLFLVLAPVLIHCYCDLPADCSDIYKDKSNTSGVYTIYPVGSTSGVQVYCDMTSEGGQWTVIQRRMDGSQNFYRPWCDYKMGFGAAAGEYWLGLENIFHLTLRRSYELLVDMEDFDGKKVSARYSSFSIAPESYGYKLQVSGFTDGGAGDSLAYHNGQKFSTMDKDQDASSVHCARRYLGAFWYNNCHHANPNGIYRRGADSTIFAVGVDWYRWRGHDYSLKSFSMKICPVK